A section of the Streptomyces sp. SCL15-4 genome encodes:
- a CDS encoding class I SAM-dependent methyltransferase yields the protein MTEGNHRAPDAANRTPAAVMSDALGLGVSPVMVEPAARQVPGAGFRLAGIRGTALAEASVDAVCACFSLLQMSRAEQAAVIAQPARAVRPGGLVALATVPLDAEDPTASSGDSRPGWPASVRGRSATW from the coding sequence ATGACCGAGGGAAACCACCGGGCGCCGGATGCCGCGAACCGGACGCCGGCCGCCGTGATGTCCGACGCGCTGGGCCTCGGCGTCTCGCCGGTCATGGTCGAGCCGGCCGCCCGGCAGGTCCCCGGGGCCGGGTTCCGGCTCGCCGGCATCCGCGGCACGGCACTCGCGGAAGCCTCCGTCGACGCCGTGTGCGCGTGCTTCTCGCTGCTCCAGATGTCACGCGCCGAACAGGCGGCCGTCATCGCGCAGCCGGCGCGCGCGGTACGGCCCGGCGGCCTCGTCGCGCTGGCCACCGTGCCCCTGGACGCGGAGGACCCGACGGCCTCTTCAGGGGACAGCCGGCCCGGCTGGCCGGCTTCGGTACGCGGGCGTTCGGCGACCTGGTGA
- a CDS encoding lipoprotein — translation MQVRVGTVGGRVAVAAAVAVMLGGCAGTADDGKKSAGASASAKGAAAGETGTKATSAARGGTLGPAGSACELPVGFAIAKGWKPKSVDAEKELAKAADGEDGDLAGQLAAALLRQGPVTAACEIDAKPSGNIGFLRVWKGKPGNADAGGVLRAFLAAEKDVSEAKYHSFTTGGGVAAVEVEYLKTNKLMEETKKESAFAVGTPDGPVVLHLGGMDTQEHDEMRPAYDLAKQTLKLS, via the coding sequence GTGCAGGTCAGGGTGGGGACAGTGGGCGGCCGCGTGGCCGTCGCGGCGGCGGTCGCGGTGATGCTCGGCGGCTGCGCGGGGACGGCCGACGACGGGAAGAAGTCCGCGGGCGCGTCGGCGAGCGCCAAGGGCGCGGCGGCCGGGGAGACGGGGACGAAGGCCACGTCGGCGGCCCGCGGCGGCACTCTCGGCCCGGCCGGTTCGGCCTGTGAACTGCCCGTCGGCTTCGCTATCGCCAAGGGCTGGAAGCCGAAGTCCGTCGACGCCGAGAAGGAGCTGGCCAAGGCGGCGGACGGCGAGGACGGCGACCTGGCCGGCCAGCTCGCCGCGGCCCTGCTCCGGCAGGGTCCCGTCACCGCGGCCTGCGAGATAGACGCCAAGCCGTCCGGGAACATCGGCTTCCTGCGCGTGTGGAAGGGCAAGCCCGGGAACGCCGACGCGGGCGGCGTGCTGCGCGCGTTCCTCGCCGCGGAGAAGGACGTCAGCGAGGCGAAGTACCACTCCTTCACGACCGGCGGCGGTGTCGCCGCCGTGGAGGTGGAGTACCTGAAGACCAACAAGCTCATGGAGGAGACCAAGAAGGAGAGCGCCTTCGCCGTCGGCACGCCCGACGGTCCGGTCGTCCTGCACCTCGGCGGCATGGACACCCAGGAGCACGACGAGATGCGGCCCGCGTACGACCTCGCCAAGCAGACGCTCAAGCTCTCCTGA